The following are encoded in a window of Alphaproteobacteria bacterium genomic DNA:
- a CDS encoding cation diffusion facilitator family transporter, protein MAHGASIPVTAPAATVLPEERGALMRRATYASVAVASLLIVAKTGAWAITDSVSVLSSLLDSLLDAAASLVNLFAVRHALAPADAEHRFGHGKAEALAGLAQAAFIGGSALLLLSEAVHRLWTPVPVTSGEVGIAVMALSMVLTFALVRYQIYVVTRTGSLAVGADRLHYASDFLLNGAVIVSLLASMVFRIDILDPLAGLAIGAYILWGAAKIGRDALDHLMDRELPEETREKIIAIARANPLILDVHDLRTRAVGPNISVQMHLEIDGNLTLHQAHGAADAVEEAVMAAFPGSDVIVHMDPAGIVENRRDAH, encoded by the coding sequence ATGGCGCACGGAGCGTCAATTCCCGTGACCGCGCCGGCCGCAACCGTATTGCCCGAGGAACGCGGCGCGCTGATGCGCCGCGCGACCTATGCCTCGGTCGCGGTCGCCAGCCTTCTGATCGTCGCGAAGACCGGCGCCTGGGCGATCACGGATTCCGTGTCGGTACTGTCGAGCCTGCTCGACTCTTTGCTCGATGCGGCGGCTTCGCTCGTGAATTTGTTCGCGGTGCGCCATGCGCTCGCCCCCGCCGACGCCGAACATCGCTTCGGCCACGGCAAGGCGGAAGCGCTGGCCGGTCTCGCCCAGGCCGCGTTCATCGGCGGCTCCGCGCTGCTGCTGCTGTCGGAGGCCGTGCATCGCTTGTGGACGCCCGTGCCGGTGACAAGCGGCGAGGTCGGCATCGCCGTCATGGCGTTGTCGATGGTGCTGACCTTCGCGCTGGTCCGCTATCAGATATACGTGGTGACGCGGACCGGTTCGCTGGCCGTGGGTGCCGATCGATTGCACTACGCGTCCGACTTTCTGCTGAACGGCGCGGTCATCGTGTCGCTGCTCGCCTCGATGGTGTTCCGGATCGATATCCTCGATCCGCTCGCGGGACTTGCGATCGGCGCCTATATTCTGTGGGGGGCGGCGAAGATAGGGCGCGACGCGCTCGATCACCTGATGGATCGCGAATTGCCCGAGGAAACGCGCGAAAAAATCATCGCGATCGCGCGCGCCAATCCGCTGATTTTGGACGTCCATGATCTGCGCACGCGCGCGGTCGGGCCCAATATCTCGGTGCAGATGCATCTGGAAATCGACGGCAACCTCACGCTCCACCAGGCGCATGGGGCGGCGGACGCGGTGGAGGAGGCGGTGATGGCCGCCTTCCCGGGATCGGACGTGATCGTCCATATGGATCCCGCCGGCATCGTCGAAAACCGCCGCGACGCGCATTGA
- a CDS encoding AAA family ATPase, protein MGQDRAIAILADPATHGGETPVRIDTHISAVFLTQAHAYKLKRAVKFPFLDFSTCGLREKMCCAEIAVNRAWAPDLYLGVEKVTEAGIGGSGDALDWIVVMRRFDGAGLWDARAQRGDLNGRDMRLLADVLARVHDVAASVSSHGGTDDLRWVEDGDAEDLAKLFDKGAVEALDRATRQEIAQHRRLIETRRASGAVRRCHGDMHLRNICTIDGAPVPFDGIEFDDRVSCIDTLYDLAFPIFDLIRIGRRDLANAVFARYLQRRPDEAGLALMPLFLSLRAAIAAKTRGFSAANQKDETRARDEHDIAAHCFALARSFLAERPKPILAAVGGLSGSGKSAVASGIAPRIGVAPGAVILRTDVERKRLAGVEPEEKLPPESYTREASRAVYESLYTRARAALASGHSVVVDAVFADPAERHTMRDIARAAGVEFQGLWLDCPAQTRLARVAGRTDDASDAGVAVAAGQNSRELGEIDWRHLDAAAAPAQVISEACRAVDAGQSQPDI, encoded by the coding sequence ATGGGCCAGGACCGCGCGATCGCGATCCTCGCCGATCCCGCGACGCATGGCGGCGAGACGCCGGTTCGGATCGATACGCATATCTCCGCCGTGTTCTTGACCCAAGCGCACGCCTACAAGCTCAAACGCGCGGTCAAATTCCCGTTCCTCGATTTCTCGACGTGCGGATTGCGCGAAAAAATGTGCTGTGCCGAGATCGCCGTGAACCGCGCTTGGGCGCCGGATCTCTATCTCGGCGTCGAGAAAGTCACCGAAGCCGGGATCGGCGGATCGGGCGACGCGCTCGATTGGATCGTGGTCATGCGCCGCTTCGACGGGGCCGGATTGTGGGATGCGCGCGCGCAGCGCGGCGATCTGAACGGGCGCGACATGCGCTTGCTGGCCGATGTTTTGGCGCGCGTGCATGACGTGGCGGCGAGCGTTTCGTCGCATGGCGGCACCGATGATCTGCGCTGGGTCGAGGACGGCGACGCCGAAGACCTCGCCAAGCTGTTCGACAAAGGTGCTGTCGAAGCGCTCGATCGCGCGACGCGCCAAGAAATCGCACAACATCGCCGCTTGATCGAAACGCGCCGCGCGAGCGGGGCGGTGCGGCGCTGTCACGGCGACATGCATTTGCGCAATATCTGCACGATCGACGGCGCCCCCGTGCCTTTCGACGGGATCGAGTTCGACGATCGCGTGTCGTGTATCGACACGCTCTACGATCTCGCTTTTCCGATTTTCGATTTGATCCGCATCGGGCGGCGCGATCTCGCCAACGCGGTGTTCGCGCGCTACCTGCAACGCCGGCCCGACGAGGCGGGCCTCGCCCTGATGCCGCTGTTCTTGTCGCTGCGCGCGGCCATCGCGGCCAAGACGCGCGGCTTTTCCGCCGCCAATCAGAAAGACGAAACGCGCGCGCGCGACGAACATGACATCGCCGCCCATTGTTTCGCACTGGCGCGGTCGTTCCTGGCGGAACGGCCGAAACCGATCCTTGCCGCCGTCGGCGGCCTGTCGGGGTCGGGCAAATCGGCGGTCGCGTCGGGGATCGCGCCGCGTATCGGCGTGGCGCCGGGGGCCGTCATCCTGCGCACGGACGTGGAGCGCAAGCGCTTGGCCGGCGTGGAGCCCGAAGAGAAGCTGCCGCCGGAGAGCTATACGCGCGAAGCCAGCCGCGCGGTCTATGAGAGTTTGTATACGCGCGCGCGCGCGGCCCTCGCTTCCGGGCATTCGGTGGTCGTCGATGCGGTTTTCGCCGACCCGGCGGAGCGGCATACGATGCGCGACATCGCCCGTGCGGCCGGTGTAGAATTCCAAGGTCTGTGGCTCGATTGTCCGGCGCAAACGCGGCTCGCCCGCGTCGCCGGACGGACGGACGACGCGTCGGATGCCGGTGTCGCCGTGGCGGCCGGGCAGAATTCGCGCGAGTTGGGGGAGATCGATTGGCGGCATCTCGATGCCGCCGCCGCGCCGGCGCAAGTAATTTCCGAGGCATGCCGCGCGGTTGATGCAGGTCAATCCCAACCCGATATCTAG
- a CDS encoding universal stress protein has translation MGFKVVLVPLSGSTADERALATAAAVARKFGARVEALHAAGDPRDAVPFVGEGASGALVEQIVGAAEKDLKRRAETARATYAAWSKAAGVDSELIEPEGSEEDAIARYGRFADLIVLPRPSEDDQIASTVAFETALLETGRPVMVAPLSGEVSFDGPVAFAWNGSREAARALGAGMQFLKGASKVVAIVAGIKVAENDQAPLEAYMASHGLKIDIARADVPTIQAGPHVLAESVKAGCGLLVMGAYTHSRLRQLVFGGVTRHVLQNATLPVLMAH, from the coding sequence ATGGGCTTCAAGGTCGTACTCGTTCCGCTGTCCGGTTCCACTGCCGACGAACGCGCGCTGGCGACAGCCGCCGCCGTCGCGCGCAAATTCGGCGCGCGCGTCGAAGCGTTGCACGCCGCGGGCGATCCGCGCGACGCGGTTCCCTTCGTGGGCGAGGGTGCTTCGGGCGCGCTGGTCGAACAGATCGTCGGCGCGGCCGAAAAGGATCTGAAGCGCCGCGCCGAGACCGCGCGCGCGACCTACGCCGCGTGGAGCAAAGCCGCCGGCGTCGATAGCGAACTCATCGAGCCCGAGGGTTCGGAGGAAGATGCGATCGCGCGCTACGGTCGTTTCGCCGATTTGATCGTGCTGCCGCGCCCGTCGGAGGACGACCAGATCGCCTCGACCGTCGCGTTCGAAACGGCGCTGCTGGAAACCGGCCGTCCCGTCATGGTGGCGCCGCTGTCGGGCGAGGTTTCGTTCGACGGGCCCGTCGCCTTCGCCTGGAACGGCAGCCGCGAAGCCGCGCGCGCGCTGGGGGCGGGCATGCAGTTCCTCAAAGGGGCCAGCAAAGTCGTCGCGATCGTCGCGGGCATCAAGGTGGCGGAAAACGATCAAGCGCCGCTCGAAGCCTATATGGCGAGCCACGGGCTGAAGATCGACATCGCGCGCGCCGACGTGCCGACGATCCAGGCGGGCCCGCATGTGCTCGCGGAATCGGTCAAGGCGGGCTGCGGCCTGCTGGTGATGGGCGCCTATACGCATAGCCGCTTGCGCCAGCTCGTGTTCGGCGGCGTCACGCGTCACGTTTTGCAGAACGCCACATTGCCGGTGCTGATGGCGCATTAA
- a CDS encoding SDR family oxidoreductase, whose protein sequence is MAEAQKTLVLTGASRGIGHATVKRFASAGWRLFTCSREVIPVDCRVDPNWAHHVACDLSVPADRRRFVDEVNERLGEAPLHALVNNAGVSPKTPYKERLGVLHGELDAWHKVFELNFFAALDLTRGFAASLARARGCVVNITSIAAHRAHPFAGSAYSTSKAALSGLTREMAVELAPLGIRVNAVAPGEIVTEMISPEYEPLINRIPMQRMGTAGETADAIFALCSSDFAYVTGAEIPVNGGQNLV, encoded by the coding sequence ATGGCGGAAGCTCAAAAAACCCTCGTCCTGACCGGCGCCTCGCGCGGGATCGGCCACGCGACCGTGAAGCGTTTCGCCTCCGCGGGCTGGCGGTTGTTCACCTGTTCGCGCGAAGTGATCCCCGTCGATTGCCGGGTCGATCCCAATTGGGCGCATCACGTCGCTTGCGATTTGTCGGTGCCGGCCGACCGCCGCCGCTTCGTCGACGAGGTGAACGAGCGATTGGGCGAGGCGCCGCTGCATGCGCTGGTCAACAACGCGGGTGTGAGCCCCAAGACGCCCTATAAGGAACGGCTGGGCGTGCTACACGGCGAACTCGACGCTTGGCACAAAGTCTTCGAACTGAATTTCTTCGCCGCGCTCGATCTCACGCGCGGCTTCGCGGCGTCGCTGGCGCGCGCGCGCGGCTGCGTCGTCAACATCACCTCGATCGCGGCGCATCGCGCCCACCCGTTCGCGGGTTCGGCCTATTCCACCTCGAAGGCCGCACTCTCCGGCCTCACGCGCGAAATGGCGGTGGAGTTGGCGCCGCTGGGCATTCGCGTCAACGCCGTGGCGCCGGGCGAGATCGTGACCGAAATGATCTCGCCGGAATACGAGCCGCTGATCAACCGCATCCCGATGCAGCGCATGGGCACGGCCGGCGAAACGGCCGACGCCATATTCGCGCTGTGCTCGTCCGATTTCGCCTATGTGACCGGCGCCGAAATCCCGGTCAACGGCGGGCAGAATTTGGTTTAG
- a CDS encoding creatininase family protein — protein sequence MAQAWRNWLDLTTEEFRTLDPAKTVALLPVSAVEQHGPHLTVAVDQVLCEGIVARAAGMAGATPVVVLPQQDVGKSNEHLAYPGTLSFSAETLIRIWTELGECVHRAGLRKFVMYNSHGGQPQIMDIVARDLRVRLGMAAVATSWWAFGMPEGLWDPKEAKFGIHAGGVETSMMMHLAPEKVRDAKIDNFVPGQFALAKEFELLTFTGQSALAWQAQDIHISGAVGNARDADAERGRKVVDHAAAKLVKLLDEVSRYPLDRIRDLP from the coding sequence ATGGCTCAGGCTTGGCGCAATTGGCTGGATCTCACGACCGAGGAGTTCCGCACCCTCGACCCCGCCAAGACCGTGGCGTTGCTGCCGGTCTCGGCGGTCGAGCAGCACGGGCCCCATCTGACCGTCGCGGTCGATCAGGTTCTGTGCGAAGGCATCGTCGCGCGCGCGGCGGGCATGGCGGGGGCCACGCCGGTCGTCGTGCTGCCGCAGCAGGACGTGGGCAAGTCGAACGAGCATCTTGCCTATCCCGGTACGCTGTCCTTCTCGGCGGAAACGCTGATCCGCATTTGGACCGAACTCGGCGAATGCGTGCATCGCGCGGGGCTTCGCAAATTCGTGATGTACAACTCCCATGGCGGCCAGCCGCAGATCATGGACATCGTCGCGCGCGATCTGCGCGTGCGCCTGGGCATGGCGGCGGTCGCGACGTCGTGGTGGGCGTTCGGCATGCCCGAAGGCCTGTGGGATCCGAAAGAAGCGAAATTCGGCATCCATGCCGGCGGCGTAGAAACGTCGATGATGATGCATTTGGCGCCGGAGAAAGTGCGCGACGCCAAGATCGACAATTTCGTGCCCGGGCAATTCGCCCTCGCCAAGGAATTCGAATTGCTGACCTTCACCGGCCAAAGCGCGCTCGCCTGGCAGGCGCAGGACATCCACATTTCCGGTGCCGTCGGCAATGCGCGCGATGCGGACGCCGAGCGCGGGCGCAAGGTCGTCGATCACGCGGCGGCGAAGCTCGTGAAGCTGCTCGACGAAGTCTCGCGTTATCCGCTCGACCGCATCCGGGACCTGCCCTGA
- a CDS encoding RidA family protein: MKRHNPPELSAPFARYSHAVEVDMPGRFLFTSGQLGLAKDGTLPPDCAGQCAVIFRHLDAMLASAGMARADVVRINAFVTSREEMRPYMDARDAWLEGLAPPASTLVIVSGFTKPEFKVEIEIVAARPRG, translated from the coding sequence ATGAAACGCCATAATCCGCCGGAACTCTCGGCCCCGTTCGCGCGCTATTCCCATGCGGTGGAAGTCGACATGCCGGGGCGTTTTCTGTTCACGTCGGGCCAGCTTGGCCTCGCCAAAGACGGCACGCTGCCGCCCGACTGTGCGGGCCAATGCGCGGTCATCTTCCGCCATCTCGACGCGATGTTGGCGTCGGCGGGCATGGCGCGCGCCGACGTGGTGCGCATCAACGCCTTCGTCACGTCGCGCGAGGAAATGCGCCCCTATATGGACGCGCGCGACGCGTGGCTCGAAGGGCTGGCGCCGCCGGCCTCGACGCTGGTGATCGTATCGGGCTTCACCAAGCCCGAGTTCAAGGTCGAGATCGAAATCGTCGCCGCCCGTCCGCGCGGCTGA
- a CDS encoding chemotaxis protein, with product MADPERVVHLARNVGRLAEDKIGEINAVTRGVKMLALNAKIEATRAGEAGRGFAVVADEVKSVSISISRIADELSNDLAAATRELATLGAEMVAGMRGQRLADLSLAMIDIVDRNLYERSCDVRWWATDAAVVDALENAVPETAATAGRRLGVILGAYTVYLDIWVADAAGRVVASGRAGRFPVAGSDVSRAEWYRRAMGLRSGDDYVAMEVARDPLLENAPVATFATAIRKGGASNGDILGALAIHFDWAAQSAAVVKSVRLLAHERERTRCLIVDSTGRVIAASDDQGALAETFRLETKGERTGAYERDDGTTVAFAATPGYETYPGLGWYGAIVQRAEGAR from the coding sequence GTGGCGGATCCAGAACGAGTCGTCCATTTGGCGCGGAATGTCGGCCGGTTGGCCGAGGATAAGATCGGCGAAATCAACGCGGTCACGCGCGGCGTGAAGATGCTCGCGCTCAACGCCAAAATCGAAGCGACGCGCGCGGGCGAAGCGGGACGCGGATTCGCCGTCGTCGCCGACGAAGTCAAATCCGTGTCGATTTCGATTTCGCGCATCGCCGACGAGCTGTCGAATGACCTCGCCGCGGCGACGCGCGAACTCGCCACGCTGGGCGCCGAAATGGTCGCGGGCATGCGCGGCCAGCGTTTGGCCGATCTGTCGCTGGCGATGATCGATATCGTCGACCGGAACCTCTACGAACGCTCCTGCGACGTGCGCTGGTGGGCGACCGATGCGGCCGTCGTCGACGCGCTGGAAAACGCCGTGCCCGAGACGGCCGCGACGGCCGGGCGCCGGCTCGGTGTCATTCTGGGCGCCTATACCGTCTATCTCGATATTTGGGTGGCCGACGCGGCGGGCCGCGTCGTCGCCAGCGGCCGCGCCGGGCGGTTTCCGGTCGCCGGGTCGGACGTCTCGCGCGCGGAATGGTACCGCCGCGCGATGGGATTGCGCAGCGGGGACGATTACGTCGCGATGGAGGTCGCGCGCGATCCGTTGTTGGAGAACGCCCCCGTCGCGACGTTCGCGACCGCCATCCGCAAAGGCGGGGCGAGCAACGGGGATATCCTCGGCGCGCTCGCCATACATTTCGATTGGGCCGCGCAATCGGCGGCGGTCGTCAAATCCGTGCGGCTGCTGGCGCACGAGCGCGAGCGCACGCGCTGTTTGATCGTCGATTCGACCGGGCGCGTCATCGCCGCGTCGGACGACCAAGGCGCGCTCGCGGAGACATTCCGCTTGGAGACGAAAGGCGAGCGCACCGGCGCCTACGAACGCGACGACGGCACGACGGTCGCCTTCGCGGCGACGCCGGGCTACGAGACTTATCCGGGGCTCGGGTGGTACGGCGCGATCGTTCAGCGCGCCGAAGGCGCGCGTTAA
- a CDS encoding aldose 1-epimerase, which produces MTSAGAGHLPRLLTLAAGDLSLELVPEMGGIIGAFRTKAGGGFDLMRPIGEAALSARNASAAASYPLIPYSNRMRDCTLYFAKRKFRLAPNFGSHPHSIHGNAWQRAWSVAEASASQATLTLDHDASGSRAAEWPFAFRAEQRFRIDAGGFALAVSLTNTGDVPAPAGIGIHPFFARTTGARLSTQAAGYWRNDDGMMPVAFEPIPPAWNFAEGKLVAPLAIDNCFAGWTGAARIEWPEAGLVLHMAADPVFGHAVIYVPPGKPYFCVEPVSHANDGMNRMAKGAADTGVRVLAPGETLSGEIRFAVEPL; this is translated from the coding sequence GTGACATCTGCCGGTGCTGGCCATCTCCCCCGACTCCTGACGCTCGCGGCGGGCGATCTGTCGCTCGAACTCGTGCCCGAGATGGGCGGGATCATCGGCGCGTTCCGCACCAAGGCGGGCGGCGGTTTCGATTTGATGCGCCCGATCGGCGAGGCCGCCTTGTCCGCGCGCAACGCGAGCGCCGCGGCGAGTTATCCGTTGATCCCGTATTCGAATCGAATGCGCGATTGCACGTTGTATTTTGCGAAGCGAAAATTCCGCCTCGCGCCGAATTTCGGCTCGCATCCGCATTCGATCCACGGCAATGCCTGGCAGCGCGCCTGGAGCGTGGCCGAGGCGAGCGCTTCGCAAGCGACGCTCACCCTCGATCACGACGCGAGCGGCAGCCGTGCCGCGGAATGGCCTTTCGCCTTTCGCGCGGAGCAGCGCTTCCGGATCGATGCCGGCGGCTTCGCGCTCGCGGTTTCGCTGACCAATACGGGCGACGTGCCGGCCCCCGCCGGGATCGGCATCCATCCGTTTTTCGCGCGTACGACGGGGGCCCGCCTGTCCACGCAAGCCGCGGGGTATTGGCGCAACGACGACGGGATGATGCCCGTGGCGTTCGAGCCGATCCCGCCCGCGTGGAATTTCGCCGAAGGCAAGCTGGTGGCACCGCTCGCGATCGACAATTGCTTCGCGGGCTGGACGGGTGCGGCACGGATCGAATGGCCGGAGGCGGGGCTCGTTTTGCACATGGCGGCCGATCCGGTCTTCGGCCACGCGGTGATCTACGTGCCGCCGGGCAAACCCTATTTCTGCGTCGAGCCGGTCAGCCACGCCAATGACGGCATGAACCGCATGGCGAAAGGGGCGGCGGATACGGGCGTGCGCGTGCTCGCCCCCGGCGAAACCTTGTCGGGCGAAATCCGCTTCGCCGTCGAGCCTTTATGA
- a CDS encoding amidohydrolase family protein yields the protein MTAPIFDAHFHIVDPRFPLIALEDAPPESYTSADYRHAIEGLGFAGGTIISGSFQAFDQEYLVAALAELGPRYVGVTQIPQSMLDHEILRLNEGGVRAVRYDLRRNPSEGLARIESFAKRLHKLCGWHVEIYADLSKLAADELAILARLPKLAIDYLGFNEPSLGHVVELARGGAKVKAAGFGRALLDPIKAMEKIAAAAPDALMFGSDLPATRARRPFEPADLALIESALGAELARKALYQTALEFYRPAASQSSA from the coding sequence ATGACGGCGCCGATCTTCGACGCCCATTTCCATATCGTCGATCCGCGCTTTCCGCTGATCGCCCTCGAAGACGCGCCGCCCGAAAGCTATACGAGCGCCGATTACCGGCACGCGATCGAGGGCTTGGGTTTCGCCGGCGGCACGATCATTTCGGGCAGTTTCCAGGCCTTTGATCAGGAATATCTCGTCGCCGCCTTGGCCGAGCTTGGGCCGCGCTATGTCGGCGTGACGCAGATCCCGCAATCGATGCTCGATCATGAAATCCTGCGTCTGAACGAAGGCGGGGTGCGCGCCGTGCGCTACGATTTGCGCCGCAATCCGAGCGAAGGATTGGCGCGGATCGAGAGTTTCGCCAAGCGCCTCCACAAACTCTGCGGCTGGCATGTCGAGATCTACGCCGATCTTTCCAAACTCGCCGCCGACGAGCTTGCGATCCTCGCGCGCCTGCCCAAACTCGCGATCGACTATCTGGGCTTCAACGAACCCAGCCTCGGTCATGTCGTCGAACTCGCGCGTGGCGGCGCCAAGGTGAAGGCGGCGGGGTTCGGGCGCGCGTTGCTCGATCCGATCAAGGCGATGGAAAAGATCGCGGCGGCGGCGCCCGACGCGTTGATGTTCGGCAGCGATCTGCCGGCGACGCGCGCGCGCCGCCCGTTCGAGCCGGCGGACCTCGCCTTGATCGAGAGTGCTTTGGGCGCAGAGCTGGCCCGCAAGGCGCTCTATCAAACGGCGCTGGAATTCTACCGCCCGGCCGCGTCACAATCGTCCGCGTGA
- a CDS encoding AzlC family ABC transporter permease: MTHVSVPSPSPVREGLRAGAKIGAGMPALVLGASYVGFGGFVRDNGLGLDIAMFTTLTAWALPGQLVMVELYLAGAPLLAIALGVALANMRLAPMCTVMLPVVRVEGRPAWRLYLAANWVAITCWALTMLHAPQVPREQRLSWFMGCALTLWAASLAGCAIGYFAAGVFPHPVSLALVFLNPLYFGLLMLQDLRNRQRVLSMLCGAGLCAILHPFVPEWSLLIAGVAGGSLAYILSKRGAA, translated from the coding sequence GTGACACACGTTTCCGTTCCATCGCCGTCGCCGGTGCGCGAAGGCCTGCGCGCCGGCGCCAAAATTGGTGCTGGCATGCCGGCCCTGGTGCTCGGCGCGTCCTATGTCGGCTTCGGCGGCTTCGTGCGCGACAACGGCTTGGGGCTCGACATCGCGATGTTCACCACGCTGACCGCCTGGGCGCTGCCCGGCCAGCTGGTGATGGTGGAGCTTTATTTGGCCGGCGCGCCGCTGCTGGCGATCGCGCTGGGCGTGGCACTCGCCAATATGCGCTTGGCGCCGATGTGCACGGTGATGCTGCCGGTCGTGCGCGTCGAAGGCCGGCCGGCGTGGCGGCTTTATCTCGCCGCCAACTGGGTCGCGATCACATGCTGGGCGCTGACCATGCTGCACGCACCCCAAGTTCCGCGCGAACAGCGCCTGTCGTGGTTCATGGGTTGCGCGCTGACCTTGTGGGCGGCGTCGCTCGCGGGTTGTGCGATCGGTTATTTCGCCGCGGGCGTGTTCCCGCATCCCGTGTCGCTGGCCCTCGTATTCCTCAATCCGCTCTATTTCGGCCTGCTGATGTTGCAGGATCTGCGCAACCGTCAGCGCGTCTTGTCGATGCTGTGCGGCGCGGGGTTGTGCGCGATCCTGCATCCTTTCGTGCCGGAATGGAGTTTGTTGATCGCGGGCGTGGCGGGCGGCTCGCTCGCTTACATTCTGTCGAAGCGGGGCGCGGCATGA
- a CDS encoding AzlD domain-containing protein — translation MSPLGIYIAAVVTALATYFWRAFGVAVGGRLDPQGRAFEWFSCIAYAVLAALVVRLVVFPAGGLLELTLTVRLSAFALAIGVFFLARRNVFLGCGAGTGAVALAAWLG, via the coding sequence ATGAGCCCGCTCGGCATCTACATCGCCGCCGTGGTCACGGCATTGGCAACCTATTTCTGGCGCGCCTTCGGTGTGGCGGTGGGCGGGCGGCTCGACCCGCAGGGACGCGCCTTCGAATGGTTTTCCTGCATCGCCTACGCCGTGCTCGCCGCCTTGGTCGTGCGGCTTGTCGTCTTTCCGGCCGGCGGCTTGTTGGAATTGACGTTGACCGTTCGTCTGTCTGCCTTCGCGCTGGCGATCGGCGTGTTTTTCCTGGCGCGACGCAACGTCTTCCTGGGCTGCGGGGCGGGAACCGGCGCCGTCGCACTGGCGGCGTGGCTGGGCTGA
- a CDS encoding methyltransferase domain-containing protein, with translation MSGERSSLSRWWDGKAEARAKFHAWWEGYEFQARARAAEADAASPPPVIAAPRPRVKPTGKVLVRETWPPERVKVAQMVWGDGFSFPGGIDYTVTIASALKLPRDGRGLDIGSGLGGGTRAMACAYGAIIDGFDLSPDLAHEGHGLSIAASLGDRAPIDFLDIDRDVFKPRHYDAALIRNTLSLMSDKTVLLKRVAASLKPGGRLLVVEFCLAREDAHGAALDAYRLGEATAPRLATLPVLAARLKEAGLAVLGVEDHTETFMRTVLTGWAKIDALVKRGELNADEGRALMGEAELWQRRVGALQSGDLRVARILATAAQ, from the coding sequence ATGTCGGGCGAACGGAGTTCCCTTTCGCGTTGGTGGGACGGCAAAGCCGAGGCGCGCGCCAAATTCCACGCGTGGTGGGAAGGCTACGAATTCCAAGCGCGCGCGCGGGCCGCCGAGGCGGACGCAGCGTCCCCGCCGCCCGTGATCGCCGCCCCACGCCCGCGCGTCAAACCCACGGGCAAGGTCCTCGTGCGCGAAACTTGGCCGCCCGAACGCGTGAAGGTCGCGCAGATGGTGTGGGGCGACGGGTTCTCGTTCCCCGGCGGCATCGACTACACGGTCACGATCGCCAGCGCGCTGAAACTGCCGCGCGACGGACGGGGCCTGGATATCGGCAGCGGCCTTGGCGGCGGCACGCGCGCGATGGCCTGCGCCTATGGCGCGATAATCGACGGTTTCGATCTGTCGCCCGATCTCGCCCATGAAGGCCACGGATTGTCGATCGCCGCGTCGCTGGGCGATCGCGCACCGATCGACTTTCTCGACATCGACCGCGACGTTTTCAAGCCCAGGCATTACGACGCGGCGCTGATCCGCAACACGCTGTCGCTGATGTCGGACAAGACGGTGCTGCTCAAACGCGTCGCGGCGTCGTTAAAGCCGGGCGGGCGCCTGCTCGTTGTCGAATTCTGCCTGGCGCGCGAGGACGCGCATGGCGCGGCGCTGGACGCCTATCGCCTGGGCGAGGCGACCGCCCCCCGGCTCGCGACGTTGCCCGTACTCGCCGCGCGCCTCAAAGAAGCGGGGCTCGCGGTCCTGGGCGTGGAAGATCACACCGAGACGTTCATGCGCACGGTGTTGACCGGCTGGGCGAAGATCGACGCGCTGGTGAAGCGCGGCGAATTGAACGCCGACGAAGGCCGGGCGCTGATGGGCGAAGCAGAGTTGTGGCAGCGCCGTGTGGGTGCGCTGCAATCGGGCGATCTGCGCGTCGCGCGCATCCTCGCCACGGCCGCCCAATAG